The Solibacillus sp. FSL W7-1436 genome window below encodes:
- a CDS encoding low molecular weight protein arginine phosphatase yields MNINIYFICTGNTCRSPMAAAILQAKNYENITVRSAGIYAHEGSDMSLNAKEILHRKNITQSHCSSQFTVEDAQWADLILTMTTAHKEMVLRLVEEAAHKTFTLNEYVAMETGLDIQDPFGGNLQVYEQTYEQLNEAINKLETKLKLEDKI; encoded by the coding sequence ATGAACATTAATATTTATTTTATTTGTACAGGCAATACATGTAGAAGTCCTATGGCAGCAGCAATTTTACAAGCAAAAAACTATGAGAATATTACTGTGCGTTCAGCAGGAATTTATGCACACGAAGGCAGTGACATGTCCCTGAACGCAAAGGAGATTTTACACAGAAAAAATATTACGCAATCGCACTGTTCATCCCAATTTACGGTAGAAGATGCACAGTGGGCGGATCTGATTTTAACGATGACGACCGCTCATAAAGAAATGGTTCTCCGTTTAGTGGAAGAAGCAGCACATAAAACGTTTACGTTAAATGAATATGTAGCGATGGAAACAGGGCTTGATATTCAAGATCCATTCGGCGGAAACCTGCAAGTGTATGAACAAACCTACGAACAATTGAACGAAGCTATCAACAAGCTGGAAACTAAATTGAAATTGGAGGATAAAATTTAA
- the prmC gene encoding peptide chain release factor N(5)-glutamine methyltransferase: protein MKMHKTIFEALNGASSFLEENGREGNAARILLQHILQTSYSGLMMKMHDILPEEQQQQFDAFIQEHVQGRPVQYITGVEEFYGRSFVVDDSVLIPRPETEELIVGTLERIGKLFGDRQNLKFADIGTGSGAIAITMKKESPQLDVTATDLSPAALATAQKNAEQLQAEITFKLGDLTEPIANEKWDIVLSNPPYIAYEEMKEMSDVVVAHEPHQALFADEDGLLLYRKLAENLPALMKKPALIGLEIGYTQGEAVANFFKKSFPNAHVSVVQDINKKDRIVFCEISE, encoded by the coding sequence ATGAAGATGCATAAAACCATTTTTGAGGCCCTGAATGGGGCTTCTTCTTTTTTAGAGGAAAACGGTCGCGAAGGAAATGCCGCACGGATTTTATTGCAGCATATTTTACAGACAAGCTATTCAGGATTAATGATGAAGATGCATGATATTTTACCGGAAGAGCAGCAACAGCAGTTTGATGCTTTTATTCAGGAGCATGTGCAAGGGCGCCCTGTACAATATATAACGGGTGTAGAAGAATTTTATGGACGTTCATTTGTAGTGGATGATTCGGTACTGATTCCTCGTCCGGAAACGGAAGAACTGATTGTTGGAACGCTTGAGCGGATCGGCAAATTATTCGGTGATAGGCAAAATCTGAAGTTTGCTGATATCGGGACTGGCAGTGGTGCCATTGCCATTACAATGAAAAAGGAAAGTCCACAGCTTGATGTAACAGCAACGGATCTTTCACCAGCTGCACTTGCAACAGCACAAAAGAACGCTGAGCAGCTGCAAGCGGAAATTACATTTAAGCTCGGCGATTTAACAGAACCGATTGCAAATGAAAAATGGGATATTGTACTTTCCAATCCGCCTTATATCGCATATGAGGAAATGAAGGAAATGTCCGATGTGGTCGTAGCACACGAACCTCATCAGGCATTGTTTGCCGATGAAGACGGACTCTTGCTTTATCGTAAACTAGCAGAAAATTTACCGGCTCTTATGAAAAAGCCGGCATTAATTGGGCTGGAAATCGGTTATACACAAGGAGAAGCCGTAGCAAATTTTTTCAAAAAAAGCTTTCCGAATGCCCATGTATCAGTCGTGCAGGATATAAACAAAAAAGATCGTATTGTTTTTTGTGAGATTAGTGAATAA
- a CDS encoding L-threonylcarbamoyladenylate synthase, whose protein sequence is MHTFQLNVDEFVDNSENYTQAVDLLNNGEIVAFPTETVYGLGAVATNEQAVKKIFAAKGRPSDNPLIVHIGTAEEVSLYTTNISEVAQKCMDAFWPGPLTLVMHAKPNVLAPSVTAGLDTVGMRMPDHPVALELLQTLKKPLAAPSANRSGKPSPTKADHVFEDLQNIIPCILDGGMTGIGLESTVLDVTLDTPVILRPGGVTKEMLEAVIGPVVEPSLEQQKIESTPKAPGMKYTHYAPEAPVYLIEANKEAIETAIAELKPEHKVALLAPESFKEIKADYYFSFGNAHDLEQMSASLYDALRACDKTDATIILATATSKTGVGTAIMNRLEKAAGGKWYLL, encoded by the coding sequence ATGCACACTTTCCAATTAAATGTGGATGAATTTGTGGATAATTCAGAAAATTATACACAGGCTGTGGATTTATTAAATAACGGCGAAATAGTCGCTTTTCCGACAGAAACCGTCTATGGCTTAGGTGCTGTTGCGACAAATGAGCAGGCAGTAAAGAAAATATTTGCTGCAAAAGGACGGCCTTCAGATAATCCATTGATTGTTCATATTGGAACGGCGGAAGAAGTATCGCTGTATACAACAAATATTTCGGAAGTTGCCCAAAAATGTATGGATGCTTTTTGGCCAGGCCCATTAACGCTTGTCATGCATGCGAAGCCGAATGTTTTGGCACCAAGTGTTACGGCAGGATTGGATACGGTTGGAATGCGTATGCCCGATCATCCGGTAGCATTGGAACTTCTTCAAACATTAAAAAAACCGTTAGCCGCGCCAAGTGCGAATCGCAGCGGCAAACCTAGCCCGACGAAAGCCGACCATGTATTCGAAGATCTGCAAAACATTATTCCTTGTATTTTGGATGGAGGAATGACGGGGATTGGGCTTGAATCGACTGTTTTGGATGTCACGCTGGATACACCTGTTATTTTACGTCCGGGCGGTGTGACGAAAGAAATGCTCGAAGCGGTAATCGGACCAGTCGTTGAACCAAGTCTGGAACAGCAGAAAATCGAATCGACACCGAAAGCGCCTGGTATGAAATATACTCATTATGCACCGGAAGCGCCCGTCTATTTAATAGAAGCAAATAAGGAAGCGATTGAAACGGCCATTGCCGAATTAAAACCGGAACATAAAGTTGCTTTATTGGCACCGGAAAGCTTTAAAGAAATAAAGGCCGATTATTATTTTTCATTCGGTAATGCCCATGATCTCGAACAAATGAGTGCTTCGCTATATGATGCATTGCGTGCATGCGATAAAACGGATGCTACGATTATTTTAGCGACGGCAACATCAAAAACAGGGGTTGGCACAGCGATTATGAACCGTCTGGAAAAGGCTGCAGGCGGTAAATGGTATTTACTTTAA
- a CDS encoding methyl-accepting chemotaxis protein, giving the protein MNSQKKIFSLRRKLVLFVGILALITYTCSFVFIEYLHPMFFETTSTSVFQIITYLLGIFWSCALAAVFGLVIVRPLQQLERSANDVAEGKIGQDVDMPKTNDEIRSVAEAFQTMVMNLRRMVNGIEDNYKSTDETILKLSEESISVTNNAEQITSNISQISLGAESSAVAIQETVEAIEEVRALAAEVNNKALHTASRSKHLLTNLTSTTDSIHGVVNSIKKIAIDNENSLVNIRELEKNAEQIERIISLVGDIAGQTNLLALNASIEAARAGEHGKGFAVVAEEVRGLADESASAVQGITTLIHTMQQNVSVVVKQMNEQVSFAVNESSRVSETTTAVEGMTKSVYEMADDVVQISELVAQQMKNIEHTSHQSQEVAAIAEQTSASAQEVTSASLEQAEAIKQVEELASNLKQQSAELYRMIQQFDRTQ; this is encoded by the coding sequence ATGAACTCTCAGAAAAAGATTTTTAGTTTGCGCCGAAAGCTCGTCTTGTTCGTCGGGATATTAGCGCTGATTACCTACACTTGCAGTTTTGTATTTATCGAATATTTACACCCAATGTTTTTCGAAACGACAAGTACAAGCGTATTTCAGATTATTACCTATTTATTAGGAATCTTTTGGTCTTGTGCATTGGCGGCTGTATTCGGTTTAGTCATTGTTCGCCCGTTACAGCAATTGGAGCGCAGTGCAAACGATGTAGCGGAAGGTAAAATCGGACAAGATGTCGACATGCCGAAAACAAATGATGAAATCCGCTCGGTAGCAGAAGCATTCCAAACGATGGTGATGAATTTACGCCGGATGGTTAACGGTATTGAAGACAATTACAAGTCAACCGATGAGACGATTTTGAAACTGTCTGAAGAAAGTATTTCTGTTACGAACAATGCAGAGCAAATTACAAGTAATATTAGCCAAATCTCATTAGGGGCTGAATCTTCGGCCGTTGCCATCCAGGAAACAGTTGAAGCCATTGAAGAAGTTCGTGCATTAGCAGCGGAAGTGAACAATAAAGCATTACATACAGCAAGTCGCTCAAAACACCTTTTAACAAACTTAACGTCTACAACGGATTCGATCCATGGTGTAGTGAACAGTATTAAAAAAATCGCAATAGATAATGAAAATTCACTAGTGAATATTCGCGAGCTGGAAAAAAATGCCGAGCAGATTGAACGGATTATAAGTTTAGTAGGCGATATCGCAGGGCAAACAAATCTACTCGCTTTAAACGCGTCGATTGAGGCTGCACGAGCAGGCGAGCATGGGAAAGGCTTTGCGGTTGTTGCAGAGGAAGTCCGTGGTTTGGCAGATGAAAGTGCAAGCGCTGTGCAGGGAATTACAACATTGATCCACACGATGCAGCAAAATGTTTCGGTTGTAGTAAAACAGATGAACGAACAAGTATCATTTGCGGTAAATGAATCATCACGTGTTTCTGAAACAACAACTGCGGTTGAAGGTATGACGAAATCTGTTTATGAAATGGCTGATGATGTTGTCCAAATTTCAGAATTGGTCGCACAGCAAATGAAAAATATCGAACATACGTCACATCAATCACAGGAAGTGGCGGCAATTGCAGAGCAAACTTCCGCAAGCGCTCAGGAAGTCACATCCGCTTCACTGGAACAGGCTGAAGCAATCAAGCAAGTAGAAGAACTGGCAAGCAATTTAAAACAGCAGTCTGCAGAGCTTTATCGAATGATTCAACAATTCGACCGCACACAGTAG
- a CDS encoding c-type cytochrome, with product MKYWLLMGVVVAGLAGCGDAEDADTTDSVDSTPAESTESTGGSDSAETTDVSAGEKVANASCVGCHGGDLTGAMGPDLTNTSLSKEEIVDVLVNGKGAMPAGTADGEEEAVAEYILSLQ from the coding sequence ATGAAGTACTGGTTACTGATGGGAGTAGTCGTAGCAGGTCTGGCTGGATGTGGGGACGCAGAGGATGCGGATACGACAGATTCAGTAGACTCAACACCAGCCGAATCCACTGAATCAACGGGAGGATCGGACTCAGCTGAAACGACAGATGTCTCGGCAGGTGAAAAAGTGGCAAATGCCAGCTGTGTAGGCTGTCACGGTGGTGATTTAACGGGAGCAATGGGACCGGACTTAACGAACACCTCTTTATCGAAAGAGGAAATTGTAGATGTACTAGTCAATGGTAAAGGTGCAATGCCGGCTGGTACAGCAGATGGTGAAGAAGAAGCGGTAGCTGAATATATTTTATCTTTACAATAA
- a CDS encoding thymidine kinase — translation MAQLFYKHGAMNSGKSIEILKVAHNYEEQNKAVMIFTSGIDTRDEVGTVSSRIGLRRPAIAVFDDTNIYEIVKKHEGKLYCVLVDEVQFLTKEHVLQLTQIVDELNIPVMGFGLKNDFQNELFEGSRYMTIYADKIEEMKTICWFCHKKATMNLRVDENKKPVRTGDQIQIGGNDSYYPVCRKCHSNPPL, via the coding sequence ATGGCGCAATTATTTTATAAACATGGGGCAATGAATAGCGGGAAATCGATTGAAATTTTAAAAGTTGCCCACAATTATGAAGAGCAAAATAAAGCGGTAATGATTTTTACTTCAGGAATCGATACGCGCGATGAGGTCGGAACGGTTTCAAGCCGAATTGGTTTAAGACGTCCGGCAATTGCGGTTTTTGACGATACAAATATATACGAAATCGTGAAAAAACACGAAGGGAAATTATACTGTGTACTTGTAGACGAAGTACAATTTTTAACAAAAGAACATGTTCTGCAGCTGACTCAAATTGTCGATGAGCTAAACATTCCTGTTATGGGCTTTGGCTTAAAAAATGACTTCCAGAACGAGCTGTTTGAAGGCAGCCGTTACATGACGATTTATGCGGATAAAATAGAGGAAATGAAAACAATTTGCTGGTTCTGTCATAAGAAAGCGACGATGAACTTGCGTGTAGATGAAAATAAAAAACCGGTCCGCACAGGTGATCAAATTCAAATTGGGGGTAATGATAGTTATTACCCTGTTTGCCGCAAATGCCATTCCAATCCGCCACTATAA
- the rpmE gene encoding 50S ribosomal protein L31, which translates to MKQGIHPDYKVATVTCSCGNSFETGSVKEKISIEFCNECHPFYTGRQKFASADGRVDRFNKKYGMK; encoded by the coding sequence ATGAAACAAGGTATCCACCCAGATTACAAAGTAGCAACAGTAACTTGCTCTTGTGGTAATTCTTTTGAAACAGGTTCAGTTAAAGAAAAGATCTCAATCGAGTTCTGTAACGAATGTCACCCATTCTATACAGGTCGTCAAAAGTTCGCTTCTGCTGACGGACGTGTAGATCGCTTCAACAAAAAATATGGTATGAAATAA
- the glpX gene encoding class II fructose-bisphosphatase, whose product MERSLSMEVVRVTEAAAIASAKWMGRGLKNEADDAATTAMRVMFDTIPMHATVVIGEGEMDEAPMLYIGEELGLRNGGPEVDIAVDPLEGTNIVAKGTNGAMTVLAIADRGNLLNAPDMYMDKIAVGPEAAGKVDINASVTYNLLQVAKAKNKDISDVVATLLDRPRHQHIVDEIREAGARIKFIQDGDVGAAINTAFDETGIDIMFGMGGAPEGVIAAVALKCLGGDFQAKLVPEDEEQLARCVKMGVDVDKVLMMEDLVKGDDAIFAATAVTDSELLRGVQYKGSYALTHSVVMRAKTGTVRFIEGRHSIDKKPKYDQI is encoded by the coding sequence ATGGAACGTAGTTTATCAATGGAAGTAGTACGTGTAACAGAAGCAGCAGCGATTGCATCAGCGAAATGGATGGGACGCGGACTTAAAAATGAAGCGGACGACGCAGCAACAACAGCAATGCGTGTTATGTTTGATACAATCCCAATGCATGCGACAGTTGTAATTGGTGAAGGAGAAATGGATGAAGCGCCGATGCTTTATATCGGTGAAGAATTAGGGCTTCGAAATGGCGGACCTGAAGTTGATATCGCAGTAGATCCATTAGAAGGTACAAACATCGTAGCAAAAGGTACAAATGGTGCGATGACAGTACTGGCAATTGCAGACCGTGGCAATCTATTAAATGCGCCTGATATGTATATGGATAAAATAGCTGTAGGACCGGAAGCTGCTGGGAAAGTTGATATTAACGCTTCTGTTACGTACAACTTATTGCAAGTGGCAAAAGCTAAAAATAAAGATATTTCCGATGTAGTAGCAACACTTTTAGACCGACCTCGCCATCAGCATATCGTTGATGAAATTCGTGAAGCCGGTGCACGTATTAAATTCATCCAAGACGGTGATGTAGGTGCAGCGATCAACACAGCATTCGATGAAACTGGTATCGATATTATGTTCGGTATGGGTGGTGCCCCGGAAGGCGTTATTGCGGCAGTTGCACTAAAGTGTTTAGGCGGCGATTTCCAAGCGAAATTAGTACCTGAAGATGAAGAACAACTTGCGCGTTGTGTTAAGATGGGTGTCGACGTAGATAAAGTATTAATGATGGAAGACCTTGTAAAAGGCGATGATGCGATTTTTGCAGCGACAGCTGTAACAGATTCTGAGCTTTTACGCGGTGTTCAATATAAAGGTTCTTATGCACTTACACATTCAGTTGTTATGCGTGCAAAAACTGGAACAGTACGTTTTATCGAAGGACGCCACAGCATCGACAAAAAACCAAAGTATGACCAAATTTAA
- the rho gene encoding transcription termination factor Rho, producing the protein MTALTIAQLESMTLKELYALAKQYKLSNASKLNKKELIFAILKTRSEQEGFFFMEGVLEIIPTDGFGFLRPINYSPSKEDIYISASQIRRFDLRNGDKVSGKVRPPKENERYYGLLQVDAVNGEDPEVAKERVHFPALTPLYPNRHIKLETVPTKLSTRIMDLVAPVGFGQRGLIVAPPKAGKTSLLKEIANAITTNHPEAELIVLLIDERPEEVTDIERSVNADVVSSTFDEVPENHVKVAEIVLERARRLVEQKRDVIILMDSITRLARAYNLVIPPSGRTLSGGIDPAAFHRPKRFFGSARNIEEGGSLTILATALIDTGSRMDEVIYEEFKGTGNLELHLDRSLAERRIFPAIDIRRSGTRKEELLIPKDQLDKLWAIRKTFSDSHDFGEKFLRKIRTTKTNEEFFEKLDTDMKKATNGKGLL; encoded by the coding sequence ATGACAGCATTAACAATTGCTCAATTAGAAAGCATGACATTAAAAGAATTATATGCTTTAGCGAAGCAATACAAATTATCAAATGCTAGTAAGCTAAATAAAAAGGAACTAATTTTTGCAATCTTAAAAACCCGCTCTGAACAGGAAGGTTTCTTCTTCATGGAAGGTGTATTAGAAATTATTCCTACAGACGGCTTCGGATTCCTGCGCCCGATTAACTACTCTCCTTCAAAAGAGGATATTTACATTTCCGCTTCCCAAATTCGTCGCTTCGATTTACGAAATGGTGATAAAGTGTCAGGTAAAGTTCGTCCGCCAAAGGAAAATGAACGTTACTATGGCCTATTGCAAGTTGATGCTGTAAATGGCGAAGACCCTGAAGTTGCAAAAGAGCGTGTGCATTTCCCTGCATTAACGCCGCTTTACCCGAACCGCCACATCAAATTGGAAACGGTTCCTACAAAACTTTCGACGCGTATTATGGATTTAGTAGCGCCAGTCGGTTTTGGTCAGCGTGGTTTAATTGTTGCACCGCCAAAAGCCGGTAAAACTTCTTTATTAAAAGAAATTGCGAACGCTATTACGACAAATCATCCGGAAGCGGAACTGATCGTACTGCTTATCGATGAGCGTCCGGAAGAAGTAACGGATATCGAGCGCTCAGTTAATGCGGATGTTGTTTCTTCAACATTTGATGAAGTGCCTGAAAACCATGTAAAAGTAGCGGAAATCGTATTGGAACGTGCACGACGTCTAGTGGAACAAAAACGCGATGTTATTATTTTAATGGACTCGATTACACGTTTGGCACGTGCCTATAACTTAGTTATTCCGCCAAGCGGCCGTACACTTTCAGGTGGTATTGATCCTGCTGCATTCCACCGTCCGAAACGTTTCTTCGGTTCTGCCCGAAATATTGAAGAGGGCGGCAGCTTAACAATTTTAGCGACTGCTCTTATTGATACAGGCAGCCGTATGGACGAAGTAATCTATGAAGAATTTAAAGGAACGGGTAACCTCGAACTTCACCTGGATCGCAGTCTGGCAGAGCGCCGTATTTTCCCTGCAATCGATATCCGTCGTTCAGGTACACGTAAAGAAGAGCTTCTAATTCCGAAAGACCAGCTTGATAAATTATGGGCAATCCGTAAAACATTCAGCGATTCACATGACTTCGGTGAAAAGTTCTTACGCAAAATACGTACAACAAAAACAAACGAAGAATTCTTCGAAAAGCTTGATACTGATATGAAGAAAGCTACGAACGGTAAAGGGTTGTTATAG
- a CDS encoding manganese efflux pump: protein MQEVVAGILMSFDVVALYLIATNVKAKWLLALWTAFLHMLFPLLGYRFGEWLAVYLANWASGLSTLLLFFVGLQLLLSKKDESFPAMSLPIIAIFASIDTFSVSLSFGMLNLQKYVFIISAGLSTFILSYAALVIAQKSPIFKNNALKKVAGILLIIMSMMLLKW, encoded by the coding sequence ATGCAAGAAGTAGTCGCCGGAATATTAATGTCGTTCGATGTCGTTGCACTGTATTTAATTGCTACAAATGTTAAGGCAAAATGGTTATTAGCTTTATGGACGGCATTTTTACATATGCTTTTTCCATTACTCGGTTATCGCTTCGGGGAATGGCTGGCCGTCTATTTAGCAAACTGGGCGTCAGGCCTTTCGACACTGTTACTGTTTTTTGTTGGACTGCAATTACTGCTCTCCAAGAAAGATGAAAGTTTTCCGGCAATGTCTCTGCCGATAATTGCGATTTTCGCCAGCATTGACACCTTTTCAGTTAGCCTATCTTTTGGTATGCTAAATTTACAAAAATATGTTTTTATCATTAGTGCAGGCCTGTCGACATTTATATTGTCATATGCTGCATTGGTAATAGCGCAAAAGTCGCCGATCTTTAAAAATAACGCATTAAAAAAAGTAGCAGGAATCCTCCTGATTATTATGAGTATGATGTTACTAAAATGGTGA
- the prfA gene encoding peptide chain release factor 1 produces MFDRLQAVEDRYERLNELLSDPDIVSDSNKLREYSKEQSDIQEMVDVYREYKSVKEQLADTRELMEIEKDADMLEMMKEEFNDLNKQVPELEDRLRILLIPKDPNDSKNVIMEIRGAAGGDEANIFAGDLFRMYTRYAETQGWKVDVMEATPNPAGGFKEVIFMINGQGAYSKFKYENGAHRVQRVPATESQGRIHTSTATVACLPEVHVEDVEIHEKDIRVDTFASSGAGGQSVNTTMSAVRMTHLPTGVVVSMQDERSQIKNREKAMKILVARVADKHRQEAQAEIDATRKTAVGTGDRSERIRTYNYPQNRVTDHRIGLTIQKLDQIVEGKLDEIIDALILDEQATRLSNLNEDA; encoded by the coding sequence ATGTTTGATCGTTTACAGGCGGTTGAAGACCGTTACGAAAGATTAAATGAATTACTAAGCGACCCGGATATCGTCAGCGATTCCAATAAGCTTCGCGAATATTCGAAAGAGCAATCAGATATTCAGGAAATGGTAGATGTATACCGTGAATACAAATCGGTAAAAGAGCAACTGGCAGATACACGTGAATTAATGGAAATTGAAAAAGATGCAGATATGCTGGAAATGATGAAGGAAGAGTTTAACGACTTAAATAAACAAGTTCCGGAATTAGAAGACCGTCTGCGTATTTTATTAATTCCTAAAGACCCGAACGATTCGAAAAACGTAATTATGGAGATCCGCGGAGCTGCTGGCGGTGATGAGGCCAACATTTTTGCTGGTGACCTATTCCGTATGTATACACGCTATGCGGAAACACAAGGCTGGAAAGTAGATGTAATGGAAGCAACACCAAACCCTGCAGGCGGTTTTAAAGAAGTAATCTTCATGATTAACGGTCAAGGTGCATATTCAAAATTCAAATATGAAAACGGGGCACATCGTGTTCAACGTGTACCTGCGACAGAATCTCAAGGCCGTATCCATACATCAACTGCAACGGTAGCATGTTTACCGGAAGTACATGTAGAAGATGTGGAAATTCATGAAAAAGATATTCGTGTTGATACATTCGCTTCATCTGGTGCGGGTGGTCAGTCAGTAAATACAACGATGTCTGCTGTTCGTATGACCCACTTACCGACAGGTGTTGTCGTTTCGATGCAAGATGAACGTTCACAAATTAAGAACCGTGAAAAAGCGATGAAAATTTTAGTGGCGCGTGTAGCGGATAAACACCGTCAGGAAGCACAGGCTGAAATCGATGCAACACGTAAGACAGCAGTAGGAACAGGCGACCGTTCTGAACGTATCCGTACTTACAACTATCCACAAAACCGTGTAACAGATCACCGAATTGGTTTAACGATTCAAAAACTTGACCAAATCGTTGAAGGTAAGCTGGATGAAATCATCGATGCACTTATTTTAGATGAGCAGGCAACACGCTTATCAAATTTAAATGAAGATGCATAA
- a CDS encoding UDP-N-acetylglucosamine 1-carboxyvinyltransferase, which translates to MDVYKIQGGNRLKGKITVSGAKNSAVALIPASILADSSVTIGGIPEISDAWTLKALLEEIGGEVTFENGKMTIDPSKMVAMPLPNGNVKKLRASYYMMGAMLGRFKQAVIGMPGGCFLGPRPIDQHIKGFEALGAKVTNEHGAIYLRADELIGAKIYLDVASVGATINIMLAAVRAKGKTTIENAAKEPEIIDVATLLTNMGANIKGAGTSVIRIEGVDELKGTKHTIIPDRIEAATFMIMAAAIGDGVLVDNVIPLHMEAVTAKLREMGVSVEENEESIFISKQTKLQAIDVKTLVYPGFPTDVQQPLSVLMTQAEGTSMITDTIYSARFKHIDELRRMNAKARVEGNTAIIQGPASLEGSTVTATDLRAGAALVLAGLIAKGETEIHDIYHIERGYSSLIEKLCAIGANIRKESIVINTKNNA; encoded by the coding sequence ATGGATGTTTATAAAATTCAAGGCGGAAATCGTCTAAAAGGTAAAATAACCGTTAGCGGTGCAAAAAACAGTGCAGTTGCTTTAATTCCTGCATCAATTTTGGCTGATTCTTCCGTTACCATTGGAGGAATTCCAGAGATTTCAGATGCATGGACGTTAAAGGCACTACTAGAAGAAATTGGCGGCGAAGTAACATTCGAAAATGGCAAGATGACGATTGATCCATCTAAAATGGTTGCGATGCCGCTGCCAAACGGCAATGTTAAAAAATTGCGTGCTTCCTATTATATGATGGGTGCCATGCTGGGACGTTTTAAACAAGCGGTAATCGGCATGCCGGGCGGGTGTTTTTTAGGGCCGCGTCCAATCGATCAGCATATTAAAGGTTTTGAAGCTTTAGGAGCAAAAGTAACAAATGAGCACGGGGCAATCTATTTACGCGCAGACGAATTAATCGGTGCGAAGATTTATCTGGATGTTGCAAGTGTCGGCGCCACAATTAATATTATGCTGGCGGCAGTGCGTGCAAAAGGGAAAACTACAATCGAAAATGCAGCGAAAGAGCCTGAAATTATTGATGTTGCAACTTTATTAACAAATATGGGTGCCAACATTAAAGGGGCAGGAACGAGTGTTATTCGTATTGAAGGTGTCGATGAGTTAAAAGGGACAAAGCATACTATTATACCGGACCGGATTGAAGCAGCTACATTTATGATTATGGCTGCAGCAATTGGTGATGGTGTACTCGTCGATAATGTTATCCCGCTTCACATGGAAGCCGTCACAGCGAAACTTCGCGAAATGGGTGTAAGTGTGGAAGAAAATGAGGAAAGCATCTTCATTTCCAAGCAGACGAAACTGCAGGCTATTGATGTAAAAACCCTTGTCTATCCAGGTTTCCCGACTGATGTTCAACAGCCTCTATCTGTATTAATGACACAGGCAGAAGGTACATCGATGATTACAGATACGATTTATTCTGCACGTTTCAAGCATATAGATGAGCTGCGACGTATGAATGCAAAAGCTCGTGTTGAAGGCAATACAGCCATCATTCAAGGACCTGCATCTTTGGAAGGATCCACGGTAACGGCAACAGATTTACGCGCGGGTGCAGCATTAGTATTGGCTGGACTAATCGCAAAAGGTGAAACAGAAATTCATGATATTTACCATATTGAGCGCGGCTATAGTTCGTTAATCGAAAAGCTGTGTGCAATCGGTGCAAATATTCGTAAAGAGTCCATTGTCATTAATACAAAGAATAATGCATAA
- a CDS encoding stage II sporulation protein R, which produces MLHDYDIQNESNLFLAIAKLLISVLFLYCAAMFIPTFVDEVRIDQGESSDQLKFRVIANSSTNADQLIKYEVVETIQTYLQNTPEFSEDIHSVENMYQEIQKTYPQLKITYKFGDNLIPPKWVSGQFYPQKEYYSVNFIIGQGRGENWFCAVFPTLCTNNEPMEKDRPPFYIAEWWNKYKQKNNPQKAEKDIQNALSY; this is translated from the coding sequence ATGTTACATGATTACGATATTCAAAATGAATCCAATCTATTTTTAGCGATTGCTAAATTACTAATAAGTGTTCTATTTTTATATTGTGCTGCTATGTTTATACCTACTTTTGTAGATGAAGTTCGCATTGATCAAGGAGAGAGCAGTGATCAGCTGAAATTCCGCGTCATTGCCAACAGTTCGACAAATGCCGACCAGCTTATCAAGTATGAGGTTGTGGAAACAATTCAGACCTATTTGCAAAATACACCTGAATTTTCAGAAGATATCCACAGTGTGGAAAACATGTATCAGGAAATTCAGAAAACTTACCCACAATTAAAAATTACCTATAAGTTTGGGGATAACTTAATTCCTCCGAAATGGGTATCGGGTCAGTTTTATCCGCAAAAAGAATATTATTCAGTGAACTTCATTATTGGACAAGGTCGTGGCGAAAACTGGTTCTGTGCAGTATTCCCAACGCTTTGTACAAATAATGAGCCAATGGAAAAAGATCGTCCGCCATTTTATATTGCAGAATGGTGGAACAAATATAAACAAAAAAATAATCCACAAAAGGCAGAGAAAGATATACAAAACGCACTAAGTTACTAA